AAAAATAGAAGTATCTGGAGTTACCTCTTCTGGCGAAAACGGTGGGGATATCGTTTATATGTATCCGGCACTGTTTAGAGAACTTTTTGGAGAAAAAGGAGCAGATATTGCGACGTTGAATATTGTTAATCAGAGATCTTTTGAAAAAAGTATTCGAGGTAAAGAAAATGTTTTTTACTTTAGAACAAATGCTGAATATATAAAAACAGGTATTAATTCTGTCTACACAACACTGTCACCAGTGATTGCATTATGTGTAATTGTCGCTTTATTAGGTATAGCAATTATCATGTTGATGTTGAATGATTTAATTTATGATAGCAGGAAGGCTATTGTGTTATTGCGTTCTTTAGGGAGTGGAAGACTGTCCCTTTTTAAAGAGAACTTGCTCGTGTTATGTATGTTATCTTTTTTAGCCTATTTATATGCATTGTTATTCACTCAAATTATTTCTGATACTTTAAACTTCTTTATCGCTTCCAAACTTGGTTCGATCGTTGAGATAAATAGTTTTAATCTATATACATTGTTATTGAGTGCTGTAATTTTGTTCCTAATGAATCTATTGATCGCTGTAAAAAATACGTTTTCAATGAAAAAAGTTTCAATAGCAGAAGAAATGCGGACACTTTAATTTATAATTTTAATTAGCTAACTACTTTAATCCTTTGAAATAATGTTGATCAAAAATAGCCGAGAAGAAATAAAATGGATTGTTTCATTCATTGTATACATAATATTTAACAATTAAGGGAAATATTGAATATTGAAACATTTGAATTCCTCTCTAGTTATTATTCATTTTCACTAATAGATACAGAGTATAAATCATTACCACTATACTTTCTCTTAGGCAATAATATGGATATATTCAAATCTTTAAAAAAATTTATCTTTGAACTTTGTCATTGAGATTTTTGACTCATTTGAGGATTTAAAGGAAAAAATTATTACATTAGAAAAATTTATATTACTAATAGATAATTATTATTTACATTATTTTGAGACTGATCAGCATTTTTGTTATCACTTTATAGTAATTGAACAGAATAATGAGACAGGTATACATGCTTATAATTTTTTTATATAAAAATACCTTCTTTATTGATTATGAAGAGTTAAATCATGCAATGAGATTTTCTAAAGAATTGTTTTTTTACTGTTTAAAAATGAAAATAAATAGTTTAAACTTGATAAGAAGTTAGTTTATTGTTCATTTAATAACTCTCAACAAGTCTTCCACCTAGTTTGCTAATAGTAAGAATTAAGCATAACTTAGGCAATAAAAAAGAAAGTTATCAATAATTAGGAAAACAGGAGGAAAAACAATGCAAGTTAAAAAATTTAATCAAGATTGGTATTATTGGAAAGAGCAAAACTCTTTTGCATTAGTTTGGGATATTCCTGAATATGCAAAAATTGTTCAACTGCCACATGATGCTATGTTAGAGCAAGCGGCTTATGCCGAAAGCCAAAATGGCGGAAATACTGGTTATCATGATGGTGCAATCTACAATTATGTCAAAAAATTGGTTGTTCATGAGAATCAAAAATCAGAACAATTTATTTTAAAATTTGAAGGAATTTATATGAATGCAGCTGTTTATGTCAATGGACAATTAGCTGGAAAAAATCCTTTTGGGTACTCAACTTTTTATGTAACATTAAATGATTATTTAAAATATGGTACAGAAAACGAAATTCGTGTGCAAGCAAGAAACGGTGCCATGACAAATAGTCGTTGGTATTCAGGTGGAGGTATTTATAGAGATGTTTATTTATTAACGAGTGGCTCTTTATTTATTGAACCTACAAGCATTCATATCAAAACAGAACAAGCAACGAAAGAATTAGCTAGTCTATCCATTAAAACTAAAGTAATAAACAAGGAAAATTATTATCAAGATGTCCAACTCATTACAACAGTTAAAACAAAAAGTGGTGAAGTTGTGGCATCTACTACTGATCTATTCAATTTATTAAGTAATGATACTCGAACATTCTCGCAACGATTAACTGTTATTCATCCAGAGTTATGGTCGGCTGAAACACCAACATTGTATAAGTGCATTAGCCAATTATATAGCAATAACCAATTAATTGATGAAGAGGTAACAACTTTTGGCATTCGTACATTAACACTTGATAGCTACCATGGTTTACAAGTAAATCATATACCAGTTAAATTACGAGGTGCCTGTGTTCATCATGATAGTGGTTTATTAGGTGCAGCGACCTACAAAGAGACGCATTTAAGGCAAATAGCGAAATTAAAGGCTGCTGGGTTCAATGCAATTCGTATGTCTCATCAACCAATGGCACCTGCAATGTTGGAAGCCTGTGATGAATTAGGGATGTATGTAATGGATGAAACCTTTGATATGTGGAATCATTGTAAATCAGATTATGATTATGGATTATACTTTAATGAATGGTGGGAAAAAGATGTTGAATCAATGGTGTTAAAAGACTATAATCATCCATCCGTTCTCCTGTATTCAGTTGGAAATGAAATTCCAGAAATTGCTACAAATCAAGGAAATAAAGTTTGTTATGAACTTGTTGAAAAAATCCGCTCATTAGATCATACACGCTATATATTGGCTTCAATCAATGGAATGTTTGCTGTAGGAGACCAATTAGGTGAAATTATTCAAGACATTTTACCTACACAATCAGCTGATGAAGAAACGCTTGATGGCAATGTCAATGATTTTATGACAGTGCTGGATATTCATCTAGATGAAATTGTGACTCATGAGATTGTTGGGCAAGCTTTGGAGCGTGTAAGTGGTTTGCTGGATATTACAGGTTATAATTATATGATGGCTCGTTATGAATTGGACGCTAAAGAACATGCCAATCGAATACTTGTTGGTAGTGAAACTTATCCCCCAGAAATTGCAAGAAATTGGGAAATTATAAAAAAATTACCCACCGTTATTGGTGATTTTACTTGGACAGGTTGGGATTATTTAGGAGAAGCTGGCGTTGGTGTCCCAGCATATAAATGGGGTGAAGGAGGATTTGGAGCAGCCTTTCCTTGTCAACTCGCTTATGTAGGCGATCTGGATATTACTGGTTTTAGACGACCTATGTCTTATTATCGTGAAATTGTTTTTGGCTTGCGAACGGCACCCTATCTAGCCATTCAAAATCCTTACCAACCAAAAGAAAAATTAATTAAAACGCCATGGATTATGAGCGACACAATGAGTAGTTGGGATTGGGAACTTCCTCGTGGAACATTAATCAATGTAGAAGTTTACGCTCCCGGTGAAAGAATCGAGTTATGGTTAAATGATACATGTGTTGCACAAGAAAATATGCCGGAAGGGAGTTATCGTCAAATAATTTCTATTCCTTACGAACCTGGTAAACTATGTGCCTATAATTATCAAGGAACAAAACTATTAGGTCAGACAGAATTATTAACAACAGGTAAGGCAACCAGGATTCAATTGACACCAGAATTAATGTACAGCCAAGAATTAATTTATATTGAAGTTTGCTTAGTTGACGAAGCTTGACTAATTGTTATGAATGATGACTGTGATATTGTTGCTACAATAACTGGCAGTGCTGACTTATTAGCCTTTGGTAGTGGGAATCCCAAACCTCTGACTAATTTTAATACAAATAAAACCAGAACATTCAACGGACGTGCATTATTAATTCTAGCTAAAAATCAACAATTATCATCTATTCAGATTGCTGTTCATAGCAACAACGATTCAAAGAAAGATGAAATTGTTGGTCAATTAACCATTTAAATTTAAATAAGAAAAGAAATAAATAAAAAGAAAATAGAATATTTCCTTGTTTTTTCTTAACAAACTTGCTCATTTAATAAATGGACAATTACTGAAACTGACCAAACCGTATATGTCTAAAATGAGGCAAGTATTGGTAAAACTATTGATAGTTTAACTATGGAAGTACAAAGGTTTTATAAAATTGGGCATGTTAAATGATTATAGAGGTAAAAAAATAGAATTACACAGGATGTAGATTCCTTGTATATAGTCCAGACTTGAAAGGTTGGATTGATAAAAAAGGGTTAAAAATTAATTAAATTGTAGACAAACTCAGTTATTTGAATGGGTTTGTCTTTTTATATATATTATAAGAAAAATGGAAGTATTAATAAATTTTTAAATTTATTTGTATATTTTTAATTTATCTATATAAAAATATCTTTAAATTTTAATTTTTCTATTTTCCTAACCGGTTCTATTCCTTAATTTATAATTTTAAATTCTATAAATAGTAATGACCTAATTAGTGAATAATTCTAAAATAATAATTGACTATATAAATATAAACAGTAAAGGCAATTAATGTAATTAGCTAAAAAACTACAATTATTATAAACAAAAAGCAATTGCTTTTATAAGTAATTTATGCTATTATTTTAGTTGATGTTAACGTTAACAATTTAAATTTAATTAAAAAGGTAGTTATAGTTTAAACGAAGTATAGATAATATTCATTATTTTAAAAGTGAGCTCAGAAGTATAACACCTTTCTTAAAAAGTAACTTGGATGATTAACGATAGCAGTGGTTCATATTATAAATAAATGTTAACGTTAAACAAAATAGCTATTTTAAATCATTTTTGAATAAAATTTATTGTGAAAAAATGAACATTTTTATAGCAATATTTTTTGAATAAATTAATTTGATAAGAGGCGATTGATAGCGATAGAAAAAGTAGATGAATAGTTAGGTAAAAAGATAAAATTATATGATTGTTGAAGGAGTGTATTTGTGTATGTTTTTAGACGAAGATTTTTTATTAACAACGCCAATGGCAAAAAAATTATTTCATGATTATGCTGCAGAAATGCCAATTATTGATTACCATTGTCACTTGGATCCAAAAGAAATTTACGAAGATAAAAATTTTAATAATATTACTGAAGCTTGGTTAACTGAAGGCAATAATTTTGGTGACCATTATAAATGGCGATTAATGC
This is a stretch of genomic DNA from Melissococcus plutonius ATCC 35311. It encodes these proteins:
- a CDS encoding glycoside hydrolase family 2 protein, with product MQVKKFNQDWYYWKEQNSFALVWDIPEYAKIVQLPHDAMLEQAAYAESQNGGNTGYHDGAIYNYVKKLVVHENQKSEQFILKFEGIYMNAAVYVNGQLAGKNPFGYSTFYVTLNDYLKYGTENEIRVQARNGAMTNSRWYSGGGIYRDVYLLTSGSLFIEPTSIHIKTEQATKELASLSIKTKVINKENYYQDVQLITTVKTKSGEVVASTTDLFNLLSNDTRTFSQRLTVIHPELWSAETPTLYKCISQLYSNNQLIDEEVTTFGIRTLTLDSYHGLQVNHIPVKLRGACVHHDSGLLGAATYKETHLRQIAKLKAAGFNAIRMSHQPMAPAMLEACDELGMYVMDETFDMWNHCKSDYDYGLYFNEWWEKDVESMVLKDYNHPSVLLYSVGNEIPEIATNQGNKVCYELVEKIRSLDHTRYILASINGMFAVGDQLGEIIQDILPTQSADEETLDGNVNDFMTVLDIHLDEIVTHEIVGQALERVSGLLDITGYNYMMARYELDAKEHANRILVGSETYPPEIARNWEIIKKLPTVIGDFTWTGWDYLGEAGVGVPAYKWGEGGFGAAFPCQLAYVGDLDITGFRRPMSYYREIVFGLRTAPYLAIQNPYQPKEKLIKTPWIMSDTMSSWDWELPRGTLINVEVYAPGERIELWLNDTCVAQENMPEGSYRQIISIPYEPGKLCAYNYQGTKLLGQTELLTTGKATRIQLTPELMYSQELIYIEVCLVDEA